Within Anopheles ziemanni chromosome 2, idAnoZiCoDA_A2_x.2, whole genome shotgun sequence, the genomic segment atggTATGCCGTTCCTACACTATTGTTTGcaataaatgttgttttattctaCAGTACATACTCTTGCTATTGCATTGACGGATATACAGGTGTGCATTGTCAAACAAACTGGGACGAGTGTTGGTCTAGCCCATGCCTAAATGGTGGCACATGTATAGACGGAGTAGCATCGTACAACTGTAGCTGCCCGGATGGTTTTTTAGGTAGTTGAAAAATTACAGATGAAGCTTTTCATTTGTCTAACATACTGTTTTGCTCCTCTCTATTAAAGGATTGCACTGTGAAGAAAATTTCAACGAATGCCAATCAAACCCATGCCAAAATGGAGGTTTATGCCATGACAAGGAAAACGCGTTCTACTGTAGCTGTGCTCATGGTTTTGAAGGTGATTTCTGCGAAATAGACGTTGCAGTTTGCAATGCAGGGAACCGTTGCCACAATGGAGCTAGTTGCATTGAGGGGCCTGGCTTGGAGTACTCCTGTCGTTGCACCGAAGGGTATGAAGGGCAGTACTGCGATTCAGAAATCAATGAATGTGCATCGGCACCATGCCAGAATGGAGCAATTTGTATagataaatttgcttcatACGTCTGTGCTTGCTCTATGGGATTTAGCGGAGCGAATTGTGAAGAAGAAATTATGCTCTGTACAGATTCTCCCTGTGCGAATCAGGCTTTATGTCTAATAGAAGAGGAGTCTCCAACGTGTTACTGCGTGCCAGATTACCACGGCGAACGATGTGAGTTACAATACGACGAATGCCAGCTGGAAGTAGAACGGTGCGGCAATGGCGGAACTTGTATCGACGGAGTAGATGAGTATTACTGCACATGTGCCCCAAATTTTTCTGGAGAAAGCTGCGAGTGTCTCATACTGGAAGAAGAAGGAGGCAAAGTAACCATGGATTGTAATTTCACATTACCGTTTGTTGAAACTACATCTTCGTCGGCGACAatcgaaatgtttttttcttcaatggaAACTACTCCGGGGGAAAATGATATATACCCATCATCCGACAACATTTCTGTTTCGCCATCAGTTACACATGCGGTTGATTACACTGACTCGCATTTGCAAACGGCAAATGATAATTCTATcgtaacacaaaaaaaaacatataatgGCGATATTCTCTCCACAACTCCTGAAACTCCGCACATAACAACTTTCATTGACGACAGTGCAACTGGCAGTTTTCCGTATTACAGTACAACATCCGGAGAAATAACCACTTACATTCCGAAGTCAAATGtcgacaaacaaaatcaaaatatttctACCATCCCACCATCCTCGGCTACCATTGAACAGGAAATTGATGGAGACCGCACAACAATAGGTGTAACAACTACAGACTTTATAGCAAAACAAACTTCGACTGATGGCTCACTGGGCTATACGACTAACATTCCCTCAGAAATAACAATCTCTCCATATACGGATACGCTAGATACATCAGAAGGTGTCCCTAAGGAGACTACAACTGTACCCGTcataactttatttttcacgGAAACTCCAATTGACAAAATTCCGAGCTCCCCTTCCTTGCAAGGTGAAGATCAAGAAACGAATTACGGAATTCTTACTACCGGAATAAGCGTGCAGCAAGAATCAAGCACACCCGTTGTATCAACTACGgattttgtggaaaatgtcGGTGGAAGTGTAGTATCAACAGGCACCATTTTACCGCCGTTAACGACTCGATCTCCTGAAACTATAGAAAAGTGTGACTTGGGTGTATGTAAAAATGGTGGTATTTGTACAGCAAGTCCACATGGCGTTCGCTGTCACTGCACTTTTAAGTATGTCGGTGCATTTTGCGACATACCCATAAAAATACTAAATGCAGCTttttcaaaagattcattcgTTCGTcatattatttacaaaaacaacaattcaATTTACACTGCTCCATCCAATGCAGTTGTCTTCGAACAAGCAGCAGCTATAACAGTGCGATTTAATGCAAAGTTTACTTCACACGAGGGGTTGATCATGCTGGCAAGTGCTGAGAGTGAAGAAGGATACCATTATGTTGCGTTATTTTTACGCAATGGATTGCTACAATTCCAGTTTTCCTGTGGCTTGCAAACAATGCTTCTAAGTGAAATCGAAGGAATAGTTAGTAATGGTTCCGAGTTAAATATTAAAGTACAGTAAGTTTAAAACATACTTCTTAGGATTACAGGTAATATTATtcaagtttttttcttcttctagaTTAAACTTTAATGAACGATACAGTCATTGCAACGCTTCATTGCACGTAAACGACACACTTGCAATGAGTGGTGAACAACCAACCTGGCTCTCCAAAAGAATTTTGCAAAACGGACACGCCAATGCTTTAGCTTCGATAAGGCAAACTTGGCTACATTTAGGAGGACGGCCATTTAAAACAATGTATACTCTGAGTCACAATATATCGCGCTATTATGGATTCACCGGATGTATTTATGATcttgaaattaataatttaccgGTAGCTGTATTTGAGTAAGTTAGTTAGAAACCAATAATTACTGAGaaccagaagaaaaaaaacttgctAATATAATATTTTCGTTTCTTAGCAATGCCGAAGACGCAAACAAAATATATGAATGCAAGTCACTCGCATGCCTATCAAGCCCTTGTCGTAATGGAGCAGTATGCATGGAAGATGATAATTACGGTCCCGAAATACATCTTGGCATAGCTCCCCGAGAAAACGTACTAGGAACATGGAGCTGCAAATGTCCTTTTGGTTATATGGGGCAAACTTGCGAACGATCTATCTGCGACAACAATCCATGCCAATTCGGTGGCACATGCGTACCATTTCCGGAAACTGGTTATTTATGCATGTGTCCTTACGGTAAGCACGGACATTTGTGTGAACATGATCTGGACATTCTGCAGCCCTCTTTCTTCGGCAGTATAAAAGGCATCAGCTCGTTTGTAGCATATCCGATAGCTTTTCCTCTCGAAGATCGGTTTGAGTTCAGTTTTAAGATCATACCAACAACCATGTCGCAAATTGCTCTTCTCGCATTCATCGGACAGTCGAACGATCACCAGGATCAAAGTGAACATTTTGCAATAAGTTTTATACAAGGTAATAATACCTGCGacaatgttttattcaatgtgtaaaatttttttttttattctaggTTTCATTCTCGTAACATGGAATTTAGGAAGCGGGCCACGGAGAATTTTTACCCGGAGACCAATACAAGTTCAACCCACTCGACCCACAATGATACAAGTAGGTCGAAATGGAAGAACCACTTGGCTTACAGTTGATGGCAAAATGAATATTACGGGCAATTCTCCCGGCAGTAGCACTAAGTTAAATGTAATGCCACAGTTATTTATAGGTGGGCATGAACGCGTGAACTTTTCCAGTTTACCACACGACCTACCATTACATTCAGGATTTCAAGGATGTCTATTTGATTTCCGGCTTATAGCAGGACCATTGAACATTCCACTGCAGCACATCGGCGGAATGCGAGGAAGAAGCGTTGGTCAGTGCGGTACAAAAGAGTGCCATCGGTATTCGTGCCAGAATAATGGGGCATGCCTGCAGCACGGATCTACATTCACGTGCATTTGTCAAGAAGAATGGAATGGCATTCTGTGTTCCCAGAAACTCAACCCATGTGACGTGAGCATCAACAAGTGTGTCGGATCAGATTCAAGTTGTTTTCCGTTGATTACTGGTTTTGAATGCGATTGTCCATTTGGGAAAACTGGCAAGCGTTGTGAAGTAAATCTAAAATACTTAAGTGACGTTTCTTTCTCCGGGAGAAGATCATACCTTGCGCTACGATGGCCATCAAACCAAATATCCAGTGCCTATTATCAGGAAAATGAGGTACACTACGAAAAGATTGTTCATCATTCGCATGCAATTCCGCACAATCACTCTATACTGCTCAAATCCATTCACGAATTGGACAAAATTAATGATGTACTGAAAGTACTACGTACACCAAATATCAGCGAATCAGACGGAGATCATGCCCTTGTAGCGCGCTCAGAAAACTATCGCCAACTCACAATGAGACAAATATCAATAGAGCTTCAACTACGTCCACTAACCGAAAAGGGACTTATTCTATTCTTGCGAACGTTTGATTCAAATGCGCA encodes:
- the LOC131282848 gene encoding protein eyes shut, whose product is MPRVDSCSTERTRRGWYFVKLVFCVTTASVVHFSNAGIACLSNPCVYGVCIDDLNSTYSCYCIDGYTGVHCQTNWDECWSSPCLNGGTCIDGVASYNCSCPDGFLGLHCEENFNECQSNPCQNGGLCHDKENAFYCSCAHGFEGDFCEIDVAVCNAGNRCHNGASCIEGPGLEYSCRCTEGYEGQYCDSEINECASAPCQNGAICIDKFASYVCACSMGFSGANCEEEIMLCTDSPCANQALCLIEEESPTCYCVPDYHGERCELQYDECQLEVERCGNGGTCIDGVDEYYCTCAPNFSGESCECLILEEEGGKVTMDCNFTLPFVETTSSSATIEMFFSSMETTPGENDIYPSSDNISVSPSVTHAVDYTDSHLQTANDNSIVTQKKTYNGDILSTTPETPHITTFIDDSATGSFPYYSTTSGEITTYIPKSNVDKQNQNISTIPPSSATIEQEIDGDRTTIGVTTTDFIAKQTSTDGSLGYTTNIPSEITISPYTDTLDTSEGVPKETTTVPVITLFFTETPIDKIPSSPSLQGEDQETNYGILTTGISVQQESSTPVVSTTDFVENVGGSVVSTGTILPPLTTRSPETIEKCDLGVCKNGGICTASPHGVRCHCTFKYVGAFCDIPIKILNAAFSKDSFVRHIIYKNNNSIYTAPSNAVVFEQAAAITVRFNAKFTSHEGLIMLASAESEEGYHYVALFLRNGLLQFQFSCGLQTMLLSEIEGIVSNGSELNIKVQLNFNERYSHCNASLHVNDTLAMSGEQPTWLSKRILQNGHANALASIRQTWLHLGGRPFKTMYTLSHNISRYYGFTGCIYDLEINNLPVAVFDNAEDANKIYECKSLACLSSPCRNGAVCMEDDNYGPEIHLGIAPRENVLGTWSCKCPFGYMGQTCERSICDNNPCQFGGTCVPFPETGYLCMCPYGKHGHLCEHDLDILQPSFFGSIKGISSFVAYPIAFPLEDRFEFSFKIIPTTMSQIALLAFIGQSNDHQDQSEHFAISFIQGFILVTWNLGSGPRRIFTRRPIQVQPTRPTMIQVGRNGRTTWLTVDGKMNITGNSPGSSTKLNVMPQLFIGGHERVNFSSLPHDLPLHSGFQGCLFDFRLIAGPLNIPLQHIGGMRGRSVGQCGTKECHRYSCQNNGACLQHGSTFTCICQEEWNGILCSQKLNPCDVSINKCVGSDSSCFPLITGFECDCPFGKTGKRCEVNLKYLSDVSFSGRRSYLALRWPSNQISSAYYQENEVHYEKIVHHSHAIPHNHSILLKSIHELDKINDVLKVLRTPNISESDGDHALVARSENYRQLTMRQISIELQLRPLTEKGLILFLRTFDSNAQQKGFISLSLQGGVVEYRVSSSRLQTSVVRSNHVMAIGEWHTIRVVKFGKRLTLWVEGKGTSIVGSVQDEYVDPTSEVYLGGMPDLSKLPYNAISGYPVPFRGCVRGVILNGTRMVLNESSIIASRNIEDCDGTPCGGDICAYGGLCWLDEHFQPHCKCPEHSKGTMCDIQESCEVVQCHNNGQCMKNGLCSCGVGWTGHYCEIATSKYSSIGFNHRSYILIPSQKLKMKDKRNDESNIEGAKPWLELQISFNISTLEDGLLLWTTDITGGYIGIGIRDGFLVIVSNIPMKAEGSKKLDDVRRIYVTDGDWHNVMLMTNANQINFSVDGIVLFSGLLQTTISPYLRPTFETQINSNEITYIGGFPDENIYNRTHGNFVRSFSGCIQHIFLGKRMDQLDATSFEGANIKECVV